The Candidatus Glassbacteria bacterium genomic interval TCGATCAGCAGCCCCGTCCTGCGCGCCTCCTCGCCGCTGACCGCCGGATCGCGGCCGGTGCGCACAGCTTCGCAGAAATCGGCGATAATGGCTTCATGGCCGCTGGTGTCTGTCACGGCCGCGCCGCCCGCGCCGGCGCCGCTATGGATAGCCTCGGCGCTCCTCACTTCCGGCCGGTCAACACCCTCCACGTCCCAGCGTTCGATCTCGTCGTTGATTGTCAGCACCGATCCCCGCTCTGTGTGAATCTCGAGCCGGACAGGGTAGCCGGGGCTGGTAACCGTGCTGGCGACTATCGTGCCGATCATCCCGCCGGGCCAGACCAGAATCGCGGCCCCGTGGTCCTCGACCTCGATCCCCGTGTGCGCCAGCAAGCCGGTTACGGCCTGTACTCTGGCGGGAAGGCCGAAAAACCAGGTGATCGTGTCCACGTTGTGGCTGGCCTGCTGGATGAACGGCCCGCCCCCGTCGACAGCCCTGGTTCCGCGCCAGGCTCCGCTGTCGTAGTAATCCTGCCCGCGCAGGAATTTGACACTCAGGTCGGCAGCGTAGAGCTTGCCCAGCGCACCGCTGTCGAGCAGTTGTTTCATCGCGATATTGGCCGGACTCATCC includes:
- a CDS encoding Gfo/Idh/MocA family oxidoreductase; translated protein: MEPVKFVLVGTGNIAGTYVAATSKVAQAEIVGVVSRDAGRAAEYAAEHSLGESADSLEALETGYDAVMLATPNGLHHRDTLAAAALGKHVLTEKPLDVTLDKMDGMIAACRRAGVRLGVAFQRRMSPANIAMKQLLDSGALGKLYAADLSVKFLRGQDYYDSGAWRGTRAVDGGGPFIQQASHNVDTITWFFGLPARVQAVTGLLAHTGIEVEDHGAAILVWPGGMIGTIVASTVTSPGYPVRLEIHTERGSVLTINDEIERWDVEGVDRPEVRSAEAIHSGAGAGGAAVTDTSGHEAIIADFCEAVRTGRDPAVSGEEARRTGLLIDTIYRAAEARREVEIPQ